Below is a window of Mycobacterium dioxanotrophicus DNA.
TGCACGCGACGACGTCGGCGGAGCGCAATACGGCAGGCATGTTCGCCCGGGCCACCGATCCGCACAACTTGACCCGGTCGTCGACGCCGAGTTCGCGGGCCAACGCCTTCAACCGACGGGCCTCGGGATCACGCCTGAGCGCAGCTCGGTCGGGCCCACCCACGATCACCAATTCCGTGTCAGGGATACTGGCCAACGCACGGATGGCGAGATCAAAACCTTTGCGAGGCACGAACCTACCGACACTGACGATGCGGTGCGCCGCACCACGGCGCGACTTCGGGCCATCCGGGGTGAACAGGTCCAGATCGACTCCGCAGGGCACCACTGACGTCCGGCTGCGTGACCGGCCCAGGCGCATGAGTTCGAACACTTCGTCGGTGCACGTCGCGGCGACCCAGGTGGCACAACGCGCCACCATGCTTTCCAGCTTGAGCCGCTCCGGTGGGCTGGTGTCGTCGGCACCCTGATGCCTGCGCTTGACCACACCGAGTGCGTGAAAAGTCTGCACCGCAGGGAGATTCAGGTGGCGTGCGGCCAGTTGGCTGGCCACTCCCGACATCCAGAAGTGTGCGTGCACGACGTCCGGGCGGTGAGCGGTCCAATCGCCGTCGAGAAACCGGGCGAACTCCCCCATGTATTGCAGCAGTTCGTCTTTCGGAATGTGTTCGGAAGGGCCGGCCGGAACATGTACAACGGTGTATCCGTCCGGGGTGGTCACGCGCTCGGGCAGGGCTCGGTCGTCGCGTCGGGTATAGACGACGACTTCGTGGCCGCGCCGGCTCAAGGCGGCGGAAAGCGCTGCCACATGGACGTTCTGGCCGCCTGCATCGACGCCCCCAAGTGCGGCCAGTGGGCTGGCATGCTCGGAGACCATTGCAATCTTCATTCGCAACTCCTTCGGAGAATTCATCGGCAGCATTCGGCGATCACCCGGTCCCAGTCCTTGAGGAACCGGTCGAGGCCGAAGTGCGCCAGCGCGTACGCTCGCGCCGCCTTGCCCGCGATCGCAGCCGCGGATGCGTCAGTCACGAACCCCTGCAGCGCGTATGCGAGTGTCTTGACGTCCGCGCTCACCACGCCCGCCTCGGCGAGCACCGTCATCGGAGCCATCGTCGAGCCGACAGCGACGATCGGCATGCCGAGGAACATCGCCTCGACCAGCGACATGCCCAACGACGTCCAGCGTGCGGTGTGCAGGTACACCCGACGGCGGGCGATCTGATACAGCACACGCGGATGCGGGACGTCGCCCTTACCGCGCACCGCCGCGAGTGCACCTTTGCGGTTGAGTTCCCGAGAACCGATGCCCCACACGTCGATCGGGACCTGGCTGCTGAGCTCGGCCAGCAGGTCGGCTCCCACGGTGCGCCACCGGCGCAGCGGTTCGTTGATCATGGTCGCCGCAGCCGCCACGTCACCGGTGTAGAGATTGCCGGGGTCGGCGATGCCGTGGGTGATCACCTTGGTCGGGGCTATGCCGTTGTCCCACATCAGCCTGTTGAATTCGGTGACGTGGATCAGCGGGATGTCCATGCGCCCGGCCAGCACATGGTCACTGTCGACCGCATCCGGCCGCGGGGCGTTGTGCTCGACGTAGACCGCCGGAATGTCGATGCCGGGGCGCCGGCCCAGCAACTCTGCCGCCAGCTCGATCTCCCTCGGCCGCTGCAGCACGATCAGGTCGATGTCCTGATCTCTCAACTGGTCTGTCGAAATTTCTTGTGCGCGTGGCCAATCACGGCCAAGCAGACCTTTCCCGTCTGCATCACCCGCCTCGTTGACGGGTATCAGATAACGGTGCCGCCCGGCGACAAACGACTCCATCCATGAGCCGTGCACATGCCACGCGAGCACCGTGCGCGGGGGGTCTGAATCCATTGGGCGGAAGTACCCTGGCGATCCACTCTTAAACACGCGAAGAGTTTTGGCGCCGGGCAGCTCCGGGTACTCCCCATGGCATGCAACCCCAAGACGACGAAGTGCCGATCGCCGACGCCGTCGAGCAGCAGCGCGACGTCAAACCACCACCGCCAGGCGACGATGAAGCGATCGAACCGAGTTCCAGCCCTCCCTTGGAAAGTACTGAAAGCGACTGGCAGGAACAACGGGACGAAGTGGATCTCGACCCCGATCTCGACGACCGCGAAGCCTGACGATGAGCCGCGAACATGTCGAATCCTCCGGCGGCAACCCGCCTTTCGGGCGCCCCGCGCAACCCGACGAGATCGCGCCGTCGTATGTCTTCTTCGCTGCCAACCAGCTGTCCTCGTACTACAGCGGCGAGGTGCTCGCACCGCTTGGCGGCGAAACACTGCCCGGCTGACCGGATTTCGTCGATCACCGCTCGCGTTCCGCGGATCCCTCTCCGGTCTCGCGATGGTCGGCGTGCCACTCGACTTCCCTGCGGCGCACGCGCCAATGCTCCACGCCGAACCACACTGCGCAGGCCACGAACAAGACGGCGGCGAGTACTGCCAACCACGTGCCGACGTCACCGTGCGAGGTGGCGAATGCGGCGAGGCATGCGACGAAGGACACGACGCCAACGAACAGAAGAACGATCGCCGGCATGTTCTTGGTGTCTTTCATCGTCTCGCCGGCGTGCGGTCGGGTGGTACGAGCGTGATCCACTGGGTCCTTGGCGGTGTCCCCCATCACTGCTCCTCTCGGCTCGGTCGTTGGCATAGGAGCTACCCGCCTCGCGTCATTCCGAAACGACACGCTGGTCGACGGGTCAGCTGGCGGCATCTGCCTGTTCCACCGCGGTCCGATGGTCACGCCCGACGTGAGATTCCGTGCGCATCCGCTCGACCATATGCGGGTAATGCAGCTCGAATGCGGGTCGCTCCGAACGGATCCGGGGCAGCTCGGTGAAGTTGTGCCGCGGCGGTGGGCAACTCGTTGCCCACTCGAGTGAATTGCCGTAACCCCACGGATCATCGACAGTGACCGGTTCGCCGTAACGCCAGCTCTTGAAGACGTTCCAGACGAACGGCAGCATCGAGACGCCCAAGATGAATGCGCCGATGGTCGAGACGACGTTGAGCGCGGTGAACCCGTCGGACGGCAGATAGTCGGCGTAGCGCCGCGGCATGCCCTGGTTCCCGAGCCAGTGCTGCACCAGGAACGTGGTGTGGAACCCGATGAAGGTCAACCAGAAATGCAACTTGCCCAAACGTTCGTCGAGCAGTCGACCCGTCATCTTGGGGAACCAGAAGTACACGCCCGCAAACGTCGCGAACACGATGGTGCCGAACAGCACGTAATGGAAGTGCGCCACCACGAAATAGCTGTCGGTGACGTGGAAGTCCAGCGGCGGGCTGGCCAGCATCACCCCGGTCAGACCGCCGAGCAGGAACGTGACGAGGAAACCTACTGAAAACAGCATCGGCGTCTCGAACGTCAACTGCCCCTTCCACATGGTGCCGATCCAGTTGAAGAACTTGATGCCGGTCGGCACCGCGATCAGGTACGTCATGAAGGAGAAGAACGGCAGGAGCACAGCGCCGGTCGCGAACATGTGGTGCGCCCAGACCGCTACCGAGAGCGCCGCGATCGAGACGGTGGCATAGACCAACGTCGTGTAGCCGAAGACCGGCTTACGGCTGAACACCGGGATGATCTCGGTGACGATGCCGAAGAACGGCAACGCGACGATGTACACCTCGGGGTGGCCGAAGAACCAGAACAGGTGCTGCCACAGAATCGGTCCCCCGTTGGCGGGGTCGTAGATGTGAGCGCCCAGGTGGCGGTCGGCCGCCAGCCCGAACAGGGCCGCGGTCAGGATCGGGAAGGCCAGCAGCACCAGGATGCTGGTGACGAAGACGTTCCAGGTGAAGATCGGCATCCGGAACATCGTCATGCCGGGGGCCCGCATGCAGACCACGGTGGTGATCATGTTGACCCCACCCAGAATGGTGCCGAGACCACCCACGGCCAGTCCGAGAATCCACAGGTCACCGCCCGGACCGGGCGAGTGGATCGCGTCGGTCAGCGGCGAATACGCCGTCCAACCGAAGTCCGCGGCGCCGCCCGGGCAGATGAATCCCGCAAGCGCGATCAGCGCGCCGAACACGAACAACCAGAACGACAGTGCGTTCAGGCGCGGGAACGCCACGTCCGGAGCGCCGATCTGCAATGGGAGAACCAGGTTGGCGAAGCCGAACACGATCGGCGTCGCGTAGAACAGCAGCATCACCGTGCCGTGCATCGTGAACAACTGGTTGTACTGCTCGTTCGACAGGAACTGCAGGCCGGGCTCGGCCAGCTCCGTTCGCATCAGCAGCGCCATCAGTCCGCCGATGAAAAAGAAGACGAAGCAGGCGACGCAGTACATGATGCCGATCAGCTTGTGATCGGTGGTGGTGATCAGCTTGTAGACCAGATTGCCACGTGGCCCGAGGCGCGCCGGGAATGGGCGGTGCGGCGCGAGTTTCGGTGGGGCGAGGGCGTCAGCCGTCATCGCGAACTCCGTTCGTCAGGATGCGGTTTCCCGGGATCCGGCACATCCAAACGCGGCGCCCCGGCAGTTTGCGCGGCTCGGCCACCGGGTAGCGCTAAGTGCACACAGGAGGTGTGCGGTGAGCGTGATGGTGGTCGGCCAGATCGGCCGCGACGTGGTGCTGCAGACACCGGAACTGTCGGGGACCGGCGGCACCCACCCGGTCAAAGAGCGCAGGGAGATGCTAGGCGGTAAAGGCGCCAACCAGGCCGTCGGGCTGGCCCAGCTCGGCGTTCCGGTGGGCCTGATCGGCGTGGTCGGTGCCGACGAACCGGGTGCCGCAGCACTGCAGCAGGCAGCGTCCGACGGCATCGACACCGTCCACGTGGTCCGACGCGGCACCACCGCGCTGCTGGTGAGCGTGATCGACGACGCGGCGAATCGGCTGTTGCTCGAACATGTTCCGCAGCACGCGCTGCTCACGCCGGATGACATCGACCGGGGGCGGGCGGGTCTGCTCGCCGCCGACACCGTCTCCGTGCAGCTGCAGCAGCCCATCTCCTCGACCCTGCGTGCGGCGCGGCAAGGCAGGCAAGCCGGTGCCCTCGTTGTCGCCGACGGTGCGGTCTATCCGGACCATGCCGACGAGCTGTTCGAGCTCGTGCACGTGTTTCGCGCGGACGCGGACGAAGCCGAACTGCTCGCCGGCGAACCTGTGAAGACGCCCGCCGCGGCCAGGGTGCTGGCCGACCGGATCCTGCGCAAAGGCCCGGTGCTCGTCGCGCTCGCGATATCCGGTGTCGGCGACCTGTTGGTCTGGCGGGGCGGCAGCCAGTTGTTTCCGCTCTCGGATGCCCCGGTGGTCGACCGTACCGGTGCCGGCGACGCGTTCATGGCAGGGCTGATCGCGGCGCTACGCCGAGACGCCGATCCCGTGCAGGCCGGCCACCTCGCCACCGCCGCCGCGAGGTCCACAGTCGGGCATCTGGGCGGCAGGCCGCACCTGGACGGCCTGCGGCACGCCTAGAGCTGAGGACGGGCATGGGCCACAAGGTCTTTCGGCGATCCGGGGTAGTCGAATCCGCCGAGGTACCGCTGTACTTCCGTCACTTGAAATCCCATGCCGACGCGATACCCGGCTGTCGAGCGTCAAACCTGTCGATCGAGGTTCCGCGACGACCGACAGGTTTGACGACGTCTGGTACCTCAGTGATACCCCGTCGTCGGCTCGGCAACCCACCGACGTTTTGACACGCCCGCCGCTGGGAATACCCCCCGGCGATATGACAACACTGCCCATCGCCGCACAGCCCAAGCTGCCCGACGCCCGCGGACCCGTTTCGGCTGCGGTCATCGAACTGCTCGCTCATTGCGCACCGCATACCCACCTCGAACCGGTCGAAGCACGACTGCACGACTCCGACCCGTTGGGGCTCGACCTTCAACTGGCGCTCTATGTGTGCTACGAACTGCACTACCGGGACTTCGCCGGTGTCGACCCGGCATGGGAGTGGAACGCCGGTCTGCTGCACCTGCGCTCGCGTATGGAACATGCCTTCCTCGCGGCGATTCGCCGCGAGGTCGGGACGATCGAGGCGGACGCCACGCCGGCGACCGAGATGGACCGGTTGTCGACCGAACCGGCGGACGGCACCGGGCCCAGCTACCATCTGCGCGATCACGGGACCTGGCAGCAGATGCGCGAATACTTCGCGCACCGCTCGGTGTACCACCTCAAGGAGGGCGACCCGCACGCGTGGTTGATCCCGCGGTTGGGAGGGCAGGCGAAGGCGTCGTTCGTGGCCGTCGAATACGACGAGTTCGGGGCCGGCTCGGGAAGCCAAGTGCACCAACAGTTGTTCGCCGATCTGATGGCGGCCGCAGAACTGGACAGCGGTTACCTGGCCTACCTGGGGGCGGTGCCGGCGGAGGCGTTGATCGCGGTGAACCTCATGTCGCTGTTCGGCCTGCACCGACGGTTGCGGGGTGCGGCGGTCGGGCATTTCGCGGCGACGGAGATCACGTCGTCCCCGGGCTCACAGCGGCTGGTGGCCGCGCTGCAACGGATGCAGGCGCCCGAGGCATGCATCAAGTTCTACCGTGAGCATGTCGAAGCCGACGCCGTGCACGAGCAGGTGGTCCGCACCGAGGTGATCAACAGCTTGCTGTGCAGCGAACCGACTCTGGCCGACGACGTGGTGTTCGGGATCCGCGCCTGGGAAGTCGTCGAGGACCGGCTCGCCTACTGGATGATGAAATGCTGGACGTGCGGGCGTAGTTCGCTACTTCGGCCGCTCGACTGAACGTCGCGCCTTGCGATGGCTGGTATCACACAGTGGGTAGTTCTTCGACCGCCGGCACGCGCAGATCGCGACCATGAACCGGGAAGACTCGACCACGCGGCCGTCGGGCGTCTCGATCTTGACCGGCCCCTCGACCAAGATCGGCCCGCCGGCCACCACCCGCACGGTCCGGAACTCGCTCATCGTTTTTCCGCCCTGATGACCGCCAACAGCTCGTGGCGTCGGCCAGCGGTGAGCCGACCGGACGCCTCCAACTCCCTGGCATGCGCCGACAGCACCGGACCAAACGGAATAGATTGCACAGCAGCGATTTTCGTTTCCAGACCGGCCTCGCGCAGCAGTGTCACCGACTTCCCGATGTCCGAGAACTCGGATTGGACCAGCAGCAGGGCTCCGTCATCGCTCAACATCTGCGGCACTGTCGCACACAATGGATCCAGGACGAGACGTCCGTCCTCTCCCCCATCCCACGCAGTCATCGGGCCCGCCCATGGCGGGATCGAACCGGTGTCAACCTCGGCGCCGGACGGGACGTAGGGCGGATTGCACACCACCACATCGAACGGCTCGCATTCCAGGGCCTGACTCCAAGAACCCAGCCGAACATGGACCTCCACGCCAGCGGCCAACGCATTCCCGCGGGCGCAGCGCACGGCGGTCGGGCAGATGTCGAACGCGGTGACCGACCGTGCGCCCAGTTGGGCCGCCGCCACCGCTACCACTCCGCTGCCCGTGCCGAGATCAACGACGCTGCGTCCCTTGAGCGGAGCGCCTCCGGCGAGCACGTCGATCAGCAGCTGGGAATCCTCCTGCGGCGGGTACACACCGTCGAGGGCAAAAGCTGTCATCTCATTCCTTTCGCGTGGCCTTACCTCCGGTACCCGCGCGCAGCCGACCACAAACGCCGATGACCCAGATAGACCGGCTGATAACCGCTTTGGCCGCCACGATCGGGCCCCACGTTTGATCGCGGGGGCATCCGGGAATACGGGCCGTGCACGCAACGGCGCGTGCAGTGACCAATCCACTCCAGTAGCGGAAAGGTAAGTATGACCGAGAAGAAGTCAGGTCCTCAGGAAGCAGTCAGGGGCGTCGTCGAAGACGCCAAGGGCAAGGCCAAGGAAGCCGTCGGCACGGTAACCGGGCGCGATGACATGGTCCGAGAGGGTAAGGCCCAGCAGGACAAGGCTGATGCCCAGCAGGACGCCGCCAAGAAGGAGGCGCAGGCCGATTCCGCCCGAGCAGGTGCGAAGGCGGCCGAAGAGCGCGAACAGGCCCATCAACGGCCGTAGTAGTCGCGACGATGGCCCAGCCGGTACGGCTGGGCCATCGCCATTGTGACAAGCCATTTTTCGTGTCGTCAGTTCGTGGCGAGCGGTCACGTCCTGGCCAGCATTGACAGCGCCAGGGTGAGCGCCAGCAGGGTCAGGGCCATCAACGCCAAAGCGGCGCACTGCCAGTTGCGCCAGTTCTCGCGTTGCCGGGACGCATGGTAAGCCCGCGCGAACGCACGGATGCCGGCGACCAACAGCACGGCAGGCGCCGCCAAAGCCAACAGGGAACGCTCTGGCGCGCCGCATGCCAAACCGCCGGCCGTCGCCCCGGCACAGGTACTGATCCATGCGGCCGCCGCGACCAGCAACACCGCCCCGACGCCTGCGGCCGCGAACCCAAACCGCGTCGCGGCGTGCGAATCCGAATCGCCATGCATGTCGCGCGGCCCGAGATGGGCCGAATTGTGGAGCATCTCAGTCGCCGATCGCGCTCTGCCGGTCGACCATCGCGGGATGTCCGGCTTGCCGCGCACAGTGCGCGCAGCAGTACATGATTCCCGACGCCTCGACACCATGTCCCAGGATCCGGCATCCGCACGCCGTGCACTCCGGTGCCACCCGGACGGCCGCGCATTCGAGACTGTCAAACGTCTCGGTCAGTCCGTTCCAGCTGACCGTGAACGCCTTGTCGTAGTCGTTGCCGCAGGTGGCGCAAATCGCCATATCGCCTCCCGGAAATCCGCGCGCATGTCGCCGAAGCGACTTCCCCGAAACGCGGCGGGCTAAACCTCCCGATCCACGGCCCGTAGGTGGGCGGTGAGCAGGAGTCGGTCGAAGACGATGCGGTTGGGAAACGTCTCGCTGTAGTCGAGATGAAGAAAGTCGTGCGCAATCTGTTCGGACAACACGCGCAGCTTGGTGTTGGTCTCCTGTGATCGCCATTTCAACAGCTCGAACGCGGCATCGGCGTCGATCCGGTACAGCACCATCAACATGCCCTTGGCCTGTTCGATGGCGCCGCGGGCTTCGGCGAGTTCGGCCACGGTTTCGGTGACCAGTCGTTCCCGCGCCGCCGCGATCGACTTGGTGACGTCGACGTAGAAGCCGTGGGTGCCGACAACCGTGCCGTCGTCGTCGAACAGTTGATCTCCCACGACGACGACATAGTGGACGTTGCCGTCGGTGTCGAGAATCCGGTGGCGTGTACTGAACGCGCCGCCGGTCCGGCGGATCTGGTCGAGGGTGGCCGCCACCTGCCCGTAATCCTCCGGGTGCTTGTGCGACAGCACCAGCTCGGTCGTCGGCTGTGCCGTACCGGGTGAGTATCCGTGCATCCGCTCGACCTGCGGCGACCACTCCCAGCGTTCGTCGGCGAAATAAAAACGGAACCAGCCGACGCGCTGCGGTTCGCCGCCCGCGAGCGCATGCTCGATGGGCGACTCGACGCCAATCGGATTTGGATCATCCGTCATATGACGAAATTACCCGTTCACCGGCAGGTCTGAACGGCGTCGATCTGTCGGTGCCGGCAACTAGCGTGCGGTGCGTGAGGCGGCTGAGGTTCAAGCTCTATCTGGTGGCAGGGGTGGCGTGCGCCGCCGCACTCCACGTGTACGGTGTCAGTCCCGGCGTGAGCATCGGGGCAGGAGTGTGCCTGCCGCTCGCGCTCACGATTGCGCCTCGCTTCCTCATCGCCGCCGTGGCAGGCGCGAGCACCCCGGGTAAGCGCGAGGACACGACCGGCGAGATGAGCGGGCTGGAGTTCGAGGACTACGTGGCGCGCGTCGCTCGATCCTG
It encodes the following:
- a CDS encoding glycosyltransferase, which encodes MKIAMVSEHASPLAALGGVDAGGQNVHVAALSAALSRRGHEVVVYTRRDDRALPERVTTPDGYTVVHVPAGPSEHIPKDELLQYMGEFARFLDGDWTAHRPDVVHAHFWMSGVASQLAARHLNLPAVQTFHALGVVKRRHQGADDTSPPERLKLESMVARCATWVAATCTDEVFELMRLGRSRSRTSVVPCGVDLDLFTPDGPKSRRGAAHRIVSVGRFVPRKGFDLAIRALASIPDTELVIVGGPDRAALRRDPEARRLKALARELGVDDRVKLCGSVARANMPAVLRSADVVACTPWYEPFGIVPLEAMACGVPVVASAVGGMLDTVVHDVTGRLVPPKRPDLLADTLNSLLRDDFLRRSLGAAGRDRARSRYSWDRIAADTLRVYDRVGPAAYVPPVVSADASESAVQ
- a CDS encoding glycosyltransferase, translating into MDSDPPRTVLAWHVHGSWMESFVAGRHRYLIPVNEAGDADGKGLLGRDWPRAQEISTDQLRDQDIDLIVLQRPREIELAAELLGRRPGIDIPAVYVEHNAPRPDAVDSDHVLAGRMDIPLIHVTEFNRLMWDNGIAPTKVITHGIADPGNLYTGDVAAAATMINEPLRRWRTVGADLLAELSSQVPIDVWGIGSRELNRKGALAAVRGKGDVPHPRVLYQIARRRVYLHTARWTSLGMSLVEAMFLGMPIVAVGSTMAPMTVLAEAGVVSADVKTLAYALQGFVTDASAAAIAGKAARAYALAHFGLDRFLKDWDRVIAECCR
- the usfY gene encoding protein UsfY; its protein translation is MGDTAKDPVDHARTTRPHAGETMKDTKNMPAIVLLFVGVVSFVACLAAFATSHGDVGTWLAVLAAVLFVACAVWFGVEHWRVRRREVEWHADHRETGEGSAERER
- the ctaD gene encoding aa3-type cytochrome oxidase subunit I; translated protein: MTADALAPPKLAPHRPFPARLGPRGNLVYKLITTTDHKLIGIMYCVACFVFFFIGGLMALLMRTELAEPGLQFLSNEQYNQLFTMHGTVMLLFYATPIVFGFANLVLPLQIGAPDVAFPRLNALSFWLFVFGALIALAGFICPGGAADFGWTAYSPLTDAIHSPGPGGDLWILGLAVGGLGTILGGVNMITTVVCMRAPGMTMFRMPIFTWNVFVTSILVLLAFPILTAALFGLAADRHLGAHIYDPANGGPILWQHLFWFFGHPEVYIVALPFFGIVTEIIPVFSRKPVFGYTTLVYATVSIAALSVAVWAHHMFATGAVLLPFFSFMTYLIAVPTGIKFFNWIGTMWKGQLTFETPMLFSVGFLVTFLLGGLTGVMLASPPLDFHVTDSYFVVAHFHYVLFGTIVFATFAGVYFWFPKMTGRLLDERLGKLHFWLTFIGFHTTFLVQHWLGNQGMPRRYADYLPSDGFTALNVVSTIGAFILGVSMLPFVWNVFKSWRYGEPVTVDDPWGYGNSLEWATSCPPPRHNFTELPRIRSERPAFELHYPHMVERMRTESHVGRDHRTAVEQADAAS
- a CDS encoding PfkB family carbohydrate kinase, encoding MVVGQIGRDVVLQTPELSGTGGTHPVKERREMLGGKGANQAVGLAQLGVPVGLIGVVGADEPGAAALQQAASDGIDTVHVVRRGTTALLVSVIDDAANRLLLEHVPQHALLTPDDIDRGRAGLLAADTVSVQLQQPISSTLRAARQGRQAGALVVADGAVYPDHADELFELVHVFRADADEAELLAGEPVKTPAAARVLADRILRKGPVLVALAISGVGDLLVWRGGSQLFPLSDAPVVDRTGAGDAFMAGLIAALRRDADPVQAGHLATAAARSTVGHLGGRPHLDGLRHA
- a CDS encoding DUF2795 domain-containing protein; the encoded protein is MGFQVTEVQRYLGGFDYPGSPKDLVAHARPQL
- a CDS encoding iron-containing redox enzyme family protein, whose amino-acid sequence is MTTLPIAAQPKLPDARGPVSAAVIELLAHCAPHTHLEPVEARLHDSDPLGLDLQLALYVCYELHYRDFAGVDPAWEWNAGLLHLRSRMEHAFLAAIRREVGTIEADATPATEMDRLSTEPADGTGPSYHLRDHGTWQQMREYFAHRSVYHLKEGDPHAWLIPRLGGQAKASFVAVEYDEFGAGSGSQVHQQLFADLMAAAELDSGYLAYLGAVPAEALIAVNLMSLFGLHRRLRGAAVGHFAATEITSSPGSQRLVAALQRMQAPEACIKFYREHVEADAVHEQVVRTEVINSLLCSEPTLADDVVFGIRAWEVVEDRLAYWMMKCWTCGRSSLLRPLD
- a CDS encoding CDGSH iron-sulfur domain-containing protein; translation: MSEFRTVRVVAGGPILVEGPVKIETPDGRVVESSRFMVAICACRRSKNYPLCDTSHRKARRSVERPK
- a CDS encoding HemK2/MTQ2 family protein methyltransferase — protein: MTAFALDGVYPPQEDSQLLIDVLAGGAPLKGRSVVDLGTGSGVVAVAAAQLGARSVTAFDICPTAVRCARGNALAAGVEVHVRLGSWSQALECEPFDVVVCNPPYVPSGAEVDTGSIPPWAGPMTAWDGGEDGRLVLDPLCATVPQMLSDDGALLLVQSEFSDIGKSVTLLREAGLETKIAAVQSIPFGPVLSAHARELEASGRLTAGRRHELLAVIRAEKR
- the mbp1 gene encoding microaggregate-binding protein 1, coding for MTEKKSGPQEAVRGVVEDAKGKAKEAVGTVTGRDDMVREGKAQQDKADAQQDAAKKEAQADSARAGAKAAEEREQAHQRP
- a CDS encoding PAS and ANTAR domain-containing protein, producing MTDDPNPIGVESPIEHALAGGEPQRVGWFRFYFADERWEWSPQVERMHGYSPGTAQPTTELVLSHKHPEDYGQVAATLDQIRRTGGAFSTRHRILDTDGNVHYVVVVGDQLFDDDGTVVGTHGFYVDVTKSIAAARERLVTETVAELAEARGAIEQAKGMLMVLYRIDADAAFELLKWRSQETNTKLRVLSEQIAHDFLHLDYSETFPNRIVFDRLLLTAHLRAVDREV